CATATGAATCATGATATTGAGTATCACGATCTCAAAAAGCAATTGCCTATTCACGTCGAACCCGGATACGATGGGCTCGTTGTTCACATGTGAATGTTATTAAACAACGCAAAATAAGCGTGTATATACTGATCTACCTAAAACTGATCTATCTGAAAGTGCCATGATTATGCTCCTTTTAATTGATTCAATGCCGATGCCACCATATAGCCAAGCCATACTGAAACCAGGCACAGCACAACCGATAGCAACACATTAAGGCCCGCATAAACCATTTCGCCATCTCTGGCCAAATTGAGTGTTTGTAAGCTAAACGATGAAAAAGTGGTAAAGCCGCCGCATATTCCGACCGTCACAAATATCCGTGCATCTGATGCAACCATCACGCGGCCATCAGGCCCCGTGATCACTGCAACAAAACCAATGACAAAAGAACCCACCATATTGATGACTAACGTACCCCAGGGAAAAATCTCTCCGATCGAATGGGCAATCAGGCCTGAACACCAATATCGCAGCACACTACCAAGCGCACCACCTAACGCCACCCAAAGATATGTCATATCCTACCTCTACGATTCTTTAGTAATTAAGCTGCCATTAATGATAAGATGAATATACGTTTAAATGAAGAGATTAATCCATTGAAAACCACCCTCGTACACTTTAAAATCATAACATCATCTTTAATAGGAATAACCCATGCCTGATTTATCTCTGTTGATTCAACAAGGCACATCTAACCTTTGGGTCTTTATGCCTACTGCCATATTGCTGGGGGCATTGCATGGACTTGAACCAGGACATTCCAAAACCATGATGGCCGCTTTCATCATCGCTATCCGCGGTACGCTCAGCCAGGCTATTTTATTAGGACTCGCAGCCACAATCTCACATACAGCTATCGTCTGGATAATCGCCTTAGGGGGACTTTATTTTGGAAATAGCTGGCATGACATCACCTC
This portion of the Alphaproteobacteria bacterium genome encodes:
- the crcB gene encoding fluoride efflux transporter CrcB is translated as MTYLWVALGGALGSVLRYWCSGLIAHSIGEIFPWGTLVINMVGSFVIGFVAVITGPDGRVMVASDARIFVTVGICGGFTTFSSFSLQTLNLARDGEMVYAGLNVLLSVVLCLVSVWLGYMVASALNQLKGA